A genomic window from Candidatus Kouleothrix ribensis includes:
- a CDS encoding RtcB family protein has translation MKPHQLIEPWKGDKRFTEIAKRAAALKKAGHGAEQIVAAITGEFGPPPALARLHELPRPFQVYGEIGADIEPPALAQLELALRLPIALRGALMPDAHPGYALPIGGVFAAYRAVAPAMVGVDIGCRMHLTIFDMPPDEWLRRRAELFAALRSVTLFGTGVARPRPADHAVLDDPAWGLTAQTRNLRAKAAAQLGTSGSGNHFAELVVGELLPTSTGDPFATAPALNVPQRFCGLLTHSGSRGVGHALATHYMRVAAHETAQRARVPKMYEWLDLDREAGQEYWAAMELAGAYARANHEVIHAAFARLARLRELVVVQNHHNFAWRDGDTVIHRKGATPAEAGVLGVIPGSMATPSYLVAGRGQPAALNSASHGAGRRGSRTAARNSISMRDARTLLEQHDVLIDGLSVDEAPQAYKDIERVISLQVAAGLIEPLARMRPIAVIMAGEAGDD, from the coding sequence ATGAAACCACACCAGCTCATCGAGCCATGGAAGGGCGACAAGCGCTTCACCGAGATCGCTAAGCGTGCAGCCGCGCTCAAGAAGGCTGGCCACGGCGCCGAGCAGATCGTTGCGGCGATCACTGGCGAGTTTGGCCCGCCGCCGGCGCTGGCGCGCCTGCACGAGCTGCCCCGGCCGTTCCAGGTGTACGGCGAGATCGGCGCCGATATCGAGCCGCCGGCGCTGGCCCAGCTCGAGCTGGCGCTGCGCCTGCCGATCGCGCTGCGCGGCGCGCTTATGCCCGACGCACACCCCGGCTACGCGCTACCAATCGGCGGGGTGTTCGCGGCCTACCGCGCGGTAGCCCCGGCCATGGTCGGGGTCGACATCGGCTGCCGCATGCACCTGACGATCTTCGACATGCCGCCCGACGAGTGGCTACGCCGGCGCGCCGAGCTGTTCGCTGCGCTCAGATCGGTCACGCTATTCGGCACTGGCGTTGCTCGCCCGCGCCCGGCCGACCACGCAGTCCTCGATGATCCCGCCTGGGGGCTGACTGCCCAGACGCGCAACCTGCGCGCCAAGGCCGCCGCACAGCTAGGCACCAGCGGCAGCGGCAACCACTTCGCCGAGCTGGTCGTCGGCGAGCTGCTACCCACGAGTACGGGCGATCCATTCGCCACAGCACCGGCACTGAACGTGCCCCAGCGCTTCTGCGGCCTGCTGACTCACAGTGGCTCGCGCGGTGTGGGCCACGCGCTGGCCACGCACTATATGCGCGTGGCGGCCCACGAGACGGCCCAGCGCGCACGGGTTCCCAAGATGTACGAGTGGCTCGACCTCGATCGCGAGGCTGGCCAGGAGTACTGGGCCGCCATGGAGCTGGCCGGCGCCTACGCGCGCGCCAACCACGAGGTGATCCATGCGGCCTTCGCGCGGCTCGCCCGGCTGCGCGAGCTGGTGGTGGTGCAGAACCATCACAACTTTGCCTGGCGCGACGGCGACACCGTCATTCATCGCAAGGGCGCCACGCCGGCCGAGGCCGGTGTGCTTGGCGTGATCCCTGGCAGTATGGCCACGCCATCGTACCTGGTGGCCGGGCGCGGCCAGCCCGCCGCGCTCAATAGCGCCTCGCACGGCGCTGGCCGCCGCGGCAGCCGCACAGCCGCGCGCAACAGCATCAGCATGCGCGATGCGCGCACACTACTCGAGCAGCACGATGTGCTGATCGACGGCCTGAGCGTCGACGAGGCGCCCCAGGCCTACAAAGACATCGAGCGCGTGATCAGCCTGCAGGTCGCAGCCGGCCTGATCGAGCCGCTGGCGCGTATGCGCCCGATCGCGGTAATAATGGCTGGTGAGGCCGGCGACGATTAG
- a CDS encoding leucyl/phenylalanyl-tRNA--protein transferase codes for MHSMNLTPDMLIAGYCQGLFPMAGEDGQIEWYDVKLRAIIPLDAFHVSKRLARRVRNGGFEIRVDTCFRTVMRACAAPRPGHDGTWISEAMVDAYTALHDLGFAHSVEAWAGGELVGGLYGVALRGLFAGESMFSRTTDASKVALVYLVERLRCGGFTLLDSQYIVGDHMRQFGAIEISRAEYQRRLAHALMVEATF; via the coding sequence CTGCATTCTATGAACCTAACCCCCGATATGCTGATCGCCGGCTACTGCCAGGGGCTGTTTCCCATGGCCGGCGAGGACGGCCAGATCGAGTGGTACGACGTCAAGCTCCGCGCGATCATCCCGCTCGATGCGTTCCATGTGTCCAAACGGCTGGCCCGGCGCGTGCGCAACGGCGGTTTCGAGATCCGCGTCGATACCTGCTTCCGCACGGTGATGCGCGCCTGTGCCGCACCACGCCCCGGCCACGACGGCACCTGGATCTCCGAGGCTATGGTCGATGCCTATACTGCGCTACACGATCTCGGCTTCGCGCATAGCGTCGAGGCATGGGCCGGTGGCGAGCTGGTGGGCGGGCTGTATGGCGTGGCCCTGCGCGGCCTGTTCGCCGGCGAGAGCATGTTCAGCCGCACTACCGACGCCAGCAAGGTCGCGCTGGTGTACCTGGTCGAGCGGCTGCGCTGTGGCGGCTTCACTCTGCTCGACTCGCAGTACATCGTGGGTGATCACATGCGCCAGTTTGGCGCGATCGAGATCAGCCGCGCCGAGTACCAGCGCCGCCTGGCGCACGCGCTTATGGTTGAGGCAACCTTCTAG
- a CDS encoding kinase/pyrophosphorylase: MQPQSQPNSAIPPIFIVSGGAGALGKHVARVALAQFPGAAPEVIVIPQVCRSEQMAEVIAQVAARNGLIIHTMVDPYLRAVLLDMAREHKLTTIDTIGDPLAQLAALFGQAPLGQPGLYQGDYDAYLERIKAIEYTVDHDDGRSPHHLDQADVVLTGVSRVGKTPLSIYLSVLGWKVANVPLVKQVPPPPELFTIDRRRVVGLMIDVDILMQHRRWRQSANAGMGGRSYSDPEELYEEIEAARRVFRQGGFAVINVTNKPIEESADHVIALISRYFEHRLTMPGAAR; the protein is encoded by the coding sequence ATGCAACCACAATCGCAGCCCAACTCGGCCATTCCACCGATCTTCATTGTGTCGGGCGGGGCGGGCGCGCTCGGCAAACATGTGGCACGGGTCGCGCTCGCGCAGTTTCCTGGTGCCGCGCCCGAGGTGATCGTGATCCCGCAGGTGTGCCGCAGCGAGCAGATGGCCGAGGTGATCGCCCAGGTGGCGGCGCGCAATGGCCTGATCATCCACACAATGGTCGACCCATACCTGCGCGCGGTGTTGTTAGACATGGCGCGCGAACATAAGCTGACCACGATCGATACGATTGGCGACCCGCTCGCGCAGCTGGCGGCGCTGTTCGGGCAGGCGCCGCTGGGCCAGCCGGGGCTGTACCAGGGCGACTACGACGCGTACCTCGAGCGGATCAAGGCGATCGAGTACACCGTCGACCATGACGATGGGCGTAGCCCGCATCACCTCGACCAGGCCGACGTAGTGCTCACCGGGGTTTCGCGCGTAGGCAAGACGCCGCTGAGCATCTACCTTTCGGTGCTGGGCTGGAAGGTTGCGAATGTGCCGCTGGTGAAACAGGTGCCGCCGCCGCCCGAGCTGTTCACGATCGACCGGCGCCGGGTAGTCGGGCTGATGATTGACGTCGATATCTTGATGCAGCACCGGCGCTGGCGCCAGAGCGCCAACGCCGGTATGGGCGGCCGATCGTACTCCGACCCCGAAGAGCTATACGAGGAGATCGAAGCGGCGCGGCGCGTATTTCGCCAGGGTGGCTTCGCGGTGATTAACGTGACCAACAAGCCGATCGAGGAGAGCGCCGACCATGTCATCGCGCTGATCAGCCGCTACTTCGAGCACCGGCTGACCATGCCGGGCGCGGCGCGCTAA
- a CDS encoding DUF4173 domain-containing protein, with protein MPASLRQPAQVLLAALVLGLLADYLFYDRSFGISAPLFAGMGLAALAALSTAERRTPTRANLWLAAGALVFAACLAWRASATLTTLNALAVLGMLALLASSYRGAALARQPVAHTIAQLIAGLSDMAFQPAAAALYATRQRAATPTDRRVGPWLRPIGCGLLLALPVLFIFTGLLMSADSIFASYVEQILSFDLPLDLTQLIGHAFFVAAATWACAGGLLVALLGDERSGFGRAFGAVARALIGLIYIDPAEAHAIEDLPAEGDTQRLRMPRQAPIGLGAIEALTVLVLVDLLFGGFMAIQGAYFFGGLDTLARTGMTYAEYARRGFFELLAVACLALGLLCTLAIITRRPVPSHRRAFNAACTAMIALVLGLLASAFQRMQLYEHAYGYTELRIYTHSFMIWLAVVLALFVVALLRGRPQVFTFGGLVSLVAYVLVLNLANPDALIVRENIGRSDLSAEQQRGGEQVDTYYLTQLSPDATPALVAALSQLDDRARQDIADALAQQYWQLAEQQQRDGWPGWHLGRASARWAIEAAGLAKPIERR; from the coding sequence ATGCCTGCGTCACTTCGCCAACCTGCCCAGGTGCTGCTCGCCGCACTGGTGCTTGGGCTCCTGGCCGACTACCTATTCTACGATCGCTCGTTCGGCATCTCGGCCCCGCTGTTCGCCGGCATGGGGTTGGCGGCGCTGGCGGCGCTTAGCACTGCCGAGCGGCGCACTCCTACCCGCGCCAACCTGTGGCTCGCCGCCGGGGCGCTCGTATTTGCGGCCTGCCTGGCTTGGCGCGCCTCGGCCACACTCACCACGCTCAACGCGCTGGCCGTGCTGGGCATGCTCGCGCTGTTGGCCAGCAGCTATCGCGGCGCGGCGCTCGCGCGCCAGCCGGTTGCCCATACCATCGCCCAGCTAATCGCGGGCCTCAGCGATATGGCCTTTCAGCCGGCTGCGGCAGCGCTGTATGCGACCAGGCAGCGCGCTGCCACGCCCACCGACCGGCGGGTTGGCCCGTGGTTGCGCCCGATCGGCTGCGGCCTGCTGCTGGCGCTGCCGGTACTGTTCATCTTCACCGGCCTGCTGATGTCGGCCGATTCGATCTTCGCGAGTTACGTCGAGCAGATTCTGAGCTTCGATCTGCCGCTCGATCTCACGCAGCTGATTGGGCACGCATTCTTTGTTGCGGCAGCTACCTGGGCCTGCGCCGGTGGGCTATTGGTGGCGTTGCTCGGCGACGAGCGCTCGGGGTTTGGGCGTGCGTTCGGTGCAGTGGCGCGCGCGCTGATCGGCCTGATCTATATCGACCCGGCCGAGGCCCACGCGATCGAGGATCTGCCGGCCGAGGGCGATACGCAGCGGCTGCGCATGCCGCGCCAGGCGCCGATCGGGCTGGGTGCGATCGAGGCGCTCACCGTGCTGGTGCTGGTCGATCTCCTGTTCGGCGGTTTCATGGCCATCCAGGGCGCATACTTCTTCGGTGGCCTCGATACGCTGGCGCGCACGGGCATGACCTACGCCGAGTATGCGCGGCGCGGCTTCTTCGAGCTGCTGGCGGTGGCCTGCCTGGCGCTGGGGCTGCTCTGCACCCTGGCGATCATCACACGGCGCCCGGTGCCGTCACACCGGCGCGCGTTCAACGCGGCCTGCACAGCTATGATTGCGCTGGTGCTCGGGCTGCTGGCGTCGGCATTTCAGCGCATGCAGCTCTACGAGCACGCCTATGGCTACACCGAGCTACGGATCTACACCCACAGCTTCATGATCTGGCTGGCGGTAGTGCTGGCGCTGTTTGTGGTCGCGCTGCTGCGCGGCCGCCCGCAGGTCTTCACATTCGGCGGGCTGGTGTCGCTGGTGGCGTATGTGCTGGTGCTGAACCTGGCTAACCCCGATGCGCTGATCGTGCGCGAGAACATTGGCCGGAGCGATCTATCGGCCGAGCAACAGCGCGGCGGCGAGCAGGTCGATACCTACTACCTGACGCAGCTCTCGCCCGATGCCACGCCCGCGCTGGTGGCCGCGCTCAGCCAGCTCGATGATCGTGCGCGCCAGGATATCGCCGATGCACTGGCGCAGCAGTATTGGCAGCTGGCCGAGCAGCAGCAGCGCGACGGCTGGCCAGGCTGGCACCTGGGCCGCGCCAGCGCGCGGTGGGCGATCGAGGCGGCCGGGCTGGCCAAGCCAATCGAGCGCCGCTAA